A window of Tautonia plasticadhaerens contains these coding sequences:
- a CDS encoding AAA family ATPase, translating to MASSGDRISQLLDEFRNSRDVMTTELSKSVIGQREVLELILAAIFTRGHCLLVGVPGLAKTLIVSSMARILDVGFKRIQFTPDLMPSDITGTNVLEEPESGRRAFRFVPGPLFSNIILADEINRTPPKTQAALLQAMQEREVTVGQDTMKLPEPFFVIATQNPIEQEGTYPLPEAQLDRFMFDIRVGYPTQEEEEKILSATTKGETPELRKVLSAKAIVNLQKLVTSVPISDYAVKYVAKLVRATRPGDPNAPAFVKELIDWGAGPRAGQNLILGGKAMAAMDGRFSVSLDDIRKVAVPVLRHRISTNFQAQAEGMNADDLITRLVKEVREPDVPKYDRRGGAA from the coding sequence GCCAGCGTGAGGTGCTGGAGCTGATCCTCGCGGCCATCTTCACGCGGGGGCATTGCCTGCTCGTGGGCGTCCCGGGGCTGGCCAAGACCCTGATCGTCAGTTCGATGGCCCGGATCCTCGACGTCGGCTTCAAGCGGATCCAGTTCACCCCCGACCTGATGCCCTCGGACATCACCGGCACCAACGTCCTGGAGGAGCCCGAGTCCGGCCGCCGGGCCTTCCGGTTCGTCCCCGGCCCGCTGTTCTCGAACATCATCCTCGCCGACGAGATCAACCGGACCCCCCCCAAGACCCAGGCGGCCCTGCTCCAGGCGATGCAGGAACGCGAGGTCACCGTGGGGCAGGACACGATGAAGCTGCCCGAGCCCTTCTTCGTGATCGCCACCCAGAACCCGATCGAACAGGAAGGCACCTATCCCCTGCCCGAGGCCCAGCTCGACCGCTTCATGTTCGACATCCGGGTCGGCTATCCGACCCAGGAGGAGGAGGAGAAGATCCTCTCGGCCACGACCAAGGGGGAGACCCCCGAGCTGCGCAAGGTGCTCTCGGCCAAGGCGATTGTCAACCTCCAGAAGCTCGTCACCTCGGTCCCGATCTCCGACTACGCGGTGAAGTACGTCGCCAAGCTCGTCCGGGCCACCCGGCCGGGCGACCCCAACGCACCCGCGTTCGTCAAGGAGCTGATCGACTGGGGGGCCGGCCCCCGGGCCGGGCAGAACCTGATCCTCGGCGGCAAGGCGATGGCCGCCATGGACGGCCGCTTCAGCGTCTCGCTCGACGACATCCGCAAGGTCGCCGTCCCGGTGCTCCGCCACCGCATCAGCACCAACTTCCAGGCCCAGGCCGAGGGGATGAACGCCGACGACCTGATCACCCGACTCGTCAAGGAGGTCCGAGAGCCCGACGTCCCCAAGTACGACCGCCGAGGCGGCGCCGCCTGA